The window AGATGCATGCCCATAACCCTATTCATAGGAATCATCTTGTATGAagcctttaagaaaaaaaattgcacaagTTATTCCAGGTCCTCTGTAGAGCATATTTTACATCTTTGTTTCTCAAGCTGTAGATCAAAGGATTCAACATGGGGATAACCAGAGTGTAAAATATGGAAGCCACTTTATCAGTGTCAAAGGAGTGAGTGGATTTAGGCTGGACATACATAAATATCAAAGTCCCATAGAACACTATGACCACTGTCAGATGAGATCCACAGGTGGAGAAAGCCTTGCGCCTGCCCTCAGCAGACTTCATCCTGAGAATGGCTAGGAGGATGAGCAGGTAGGACACAAGGACAatcagaagagaggaaataaaatcaaaagctgCTAAGATTAAAATTATCAATTCAATTTCATGGGTGTTTGAGCAGAGCAAAGATAACAAGGGGAGGCTGTCACAGAAGAAATGACTGATGACATTGTAGCCACAGAAgggtaaaataaaaatctttatagtGACTAGAAGAGATACAAATGTGCAGTAGAGATATGGGATTGCCACCAGTATATAACATATCCTCTGTGACATAATGACAGTGTAGAGGAGAGGattacagatggccacatagcgatcaTAAGACATTGCAGACAGAATAAATAGTTCACTAacaataaacagaagaaagaaagctAGCTGTGTGGCACAAAAGTAATAGGAGATTGTATTTTGATCCACAAGAAAATTTACTAGCATTTTGGGGCCCACAGCTGTAGAATATCCAAGATCTGTAATAGCCAGGTGCCTcaggaaaaagtacatgggtgTTTGCAAGCTGTGGTCCACCTTGGTGAGGATGGTCATGCCCAAGTTGCCCAGCACTGAGACCAGATAGATGATAAGGAACAGCCCAAATAATGGAGCCTGCAGCTCAGGGGGCGATGTGATGCCCATCAGGATGAACTCATGCACCACTGAGAGATTGCGTTTCTCCATCCAGATTCACCAGAAAATCTTTTCTGCATAGAGACATTATCACGGTCAAAGGCTATCATGTTTTATGGCTGGGAGATTCATTTTAGTACAAAGTTAGTACAAACATAGTACATCCAGACATTACAACTTAtataatatttggaaagaaaCCTATTTCTCACAAAAATATTGATATGTAGACTTAGAGGTAGAAATAGGTAAAAGTAAACTATTCACTTACCAAATAGAATTTTCCACtgtctaaatatattttctttgtcacCACCTGCAGATGAGCTGCTCTTACCAACTAGCAATTATAGGTCATTTAAGTCATTAAACATCATACAATATCCAATGTGCATTCTTAATTAAATCCAGCACAGATTATCAATATTACTAAGGTCAAGAAATCCTGAGAAGATACATAAGTTGTTAGAGAGCAGATAAATTGTTAGATATACAGATATAAAACTATGGATATGTAAAGccaaaatttttaagttaaaacacTGGGTATCCAATACATGGATAATTACTGTAATTCTCCTTAGAGTTTTCCATATAATGGTAACCACcttgtcatttttataaattgCATTGAATTATAAATTGCAAATTtataacttataaataaaattagattatcCCAGGAGTATCAAATTCTTTCtaactaaaaattcaaaaatttataagaCCACAGAATTAAAAAAAGTCCTTCAAAAACTGTTTTCTCTAGAGGTTTTTAACTATAAACAACTTCAATACAGTGGACAGATATTGAACACTTGTCTGAATAAAAACACTGGAACATATCATAGTAGTAATTGcacacaaatggaaaaatatcagGAAATGTACTTATGAAGATATATTCTACActctaaatatcttttttttccagaggGGGCCtggtggttactggggattggaagcaggggcacttgaccattgagctacatctccaaccctattttgtattatatttaaagacagatctcactgagttgctttgcccctccatttgctgaggctggttttcaacttgtaatcctcctgcctcagcctctgaggtACTGAGATTATCTATACTGTGTCTTAATGTATAGTATATTATAAGGGTTTCTTTAGAATATGTTACATAGAATTATTCTCATATCAAAAACCAACATGTCCTTGCCAAGTTTTGTTGAAAAGGATGAGTGAAAACTAAATGCTTTAGAGAATTGTCTCCAAGTGTCAGGTACATAGtgttgctttgtttcatttttaaaaattgtgacagTGCCTTAACccacatatttatgtataaagtATGTATAAATGCTTCTGGATGCACAGGAGAGGAATGGGTCCTCTGGGATGTAATTTATATAACTTCTCTCAGTATTCTCCTTACCTTCTCACCTGTTTCATGATGAACTTGAGCAAACAAGGTGattttaattgattattttacattttcataactatttttataacatttaatataaattattttgacatatatttacTTGAAATATTAATCTTTCTCAAATGAACATTTCATTGTaatttaggaataaaattttCATGCATGCAAAATTCGAATGTATTTTATCAGGTAAAGTCCTATGGCAGTAGAAGGAAGTCCCATTGGTTTTATATTAAGGAACATCATGAAAATTCCTTAATTATAttgattaaagatttaaataaaaatttgtatacCACTATGTAATACAATActaatggaacaaaataaaatactccaTATTTTAGATAAGATTCAGATGTGATTTGAagtccttttatatatttaatctacAAAAGCttctttaaattatattctaCTACATAATGGAGATAAACATGTATATAATTGAATAGATATATGTTGAAATATtctacaaattaaatatatatgtatatataattcataattttataatgtatatacatataaaattagtTGGAATGAATGTTAACGAAAGAGAGTTAATGATTTAATAATCTTTAACTGcatctttaaaaagagaaagatgatcCTGTTTACAAAGAAAATTGTAGTGAGAGATCTGTGAGctacaaccaaaataaaatatgtaatttttacatTAATTATAAAGGTGATTACCAGAATTTGCAcgtaaatcatttaaaatattgctcAAAAATTCTACTCTCTTGTTTTCCCACACTTTCCCTATGGGTACATTTTTCTTACATCATAAATATGGAACTACATATCAGCAGGTGGTGCTACTAGAAAATATCTTCAGTTAAATGCAataggaagaaatacaaatcttGCATTTTGgccatttgctttgtttttctttgcagtTACTAACACCAAAAATCACACTTgtagttatttgttttcttgttagttcagaaaatataaatgggCTTCCATTCAGCAGCTCTGGGGTTTCTGGCAAGAACCAGATAGTGTTTTTGTTCTTTACAGTTCAGGTTGAGTAGCAACTTTAGTTTTTGAAAACTATgtcctcttttttaaaacaatcatacCCTCCTCTTCTCACATTTCAACAGACTGCCAAGCACAATCTGGACATTCTATTTCACCATAAATCTGGATTTTCCATATTctcttaattttcaaataataatttcacCTTCTACTGTGAAATAGAAACTTCTGTTTTTCACATCAgtaaatgagaaattgtatctacatttttatagaaataattattgagtatcaaattatttttataccacCACAAGAACCTAGAGACACTAACTCTATTTGGAAAGACATCAATAATTACCTTCAGTTACTTTattatggcttttaaaatatttttatcttccttgTGTCTTATTTGCTCTTAGTTTTGACCTCAATTggagataaaattatttatacaaaACAAGTATTTTGCACATAATGTCAGGATGGTTAATATGAATATGCATACCTATGAAAGCATGTaaaattgctgggcatggtggcacacacctgtaatcccagtggttgggaAGCTGAGACTGGAGTATCAAAATTTTgagggtagcctcagcaactcagcaaggccctacgcaacttagtACAACtcttcaaaatagaaaacaaaaaaagggtggggaggtATCTCAGTGTTAAATCTCTGTGTTAaatctccaatttaaaaaaaaaagtaaatatttaaaaaataaatgaagtgaaataGAGAAGATTCTTATTTCTCTTTGGATATGAGAGGTAAAAAGCACAGCACTAAGTCAAAAtagccccattttttttccatgaaacttTGCAAATTTCACTGATATATTGTGACTACCTGTATTATAGACTTACAcatgaaacattcttttttttttacctgtaatGAATTCTCTGTCTTGATTGCCCCATGTGTTTCTTACATGAAATAGTGAGAACAATTTATAgatattttgtttcaaattttgagaGTCCCCTTAGGAGATGCAAAAGGTTTTGTTAATTATCCCTTAAGTATTTAAGAGCATAACAAAATGCCTAGAGGCTGTGGCGTAGTCAAGGGTGGTTTGTATTCACTAGTGAATTAGTACTCCAGAGAGACAGTCAGTAGCCTCTGCATAGAAAGGGATGCACTCAGTGGAAACTGGCTCACACAACTTGGTCCTTTTAAAACTTCATCACCAGGTAGTCATATAGGAAATCATATTTcctaataatataaatattgcaATATTTCCACTAGTAATTACTTGAGTTGTCATACTGACTTTTTAATGGATATATGTGGATTTGTACAATCATGAAAGATCTTAATTAACTGAGGATTTATAAAAAACTCTCgtttttgacaaagaaaaatagaaacatgaGGAACTTACATGCAACAGTGGAATGAGGACTTGAGAATCCATCTctataaaaactacaaaaacatggataagtactttaaaaatcaatttttataaaactctGTGTTCAATGAAAGCTTAGCAATAATCcatcacatataaatttaaaaaaaaaacaaaataaattgctGAACATTGTTAAAAATAGCAATATATGGGGGTGGTAACATAACCTACTCTCATTCACCATCTtcaatatatatagtatataattatacaaagtgtcaaaaaacaaaaatctggtaATAGCAGctatgaaaatcagaaaatgtgcAACCATTAGGGTGTGCAGATCAGCTTTGGAGCTCCTTAAGAATTATTCTctcatttctaaataatttgCTGACTTCCTGGGGAAGTCTTTACATGGGTCATTGCCTTCCTTGGAGTTGATTCTATGAAAATATCTGTATCCTTGGGCAtttgttggcaaaaaaaaaaagaatatttggcagttgattggattaagaaatgTTGTTGGGGCTTACAAGGTCTTGACAAAAACTTAGGAGGATAAATtgtgaatgtgatttttttttccattctgtagggTCTCTTTTTACACTCTCGATTGTTTGCTTTGAGAAAGATTTTTAGCTTTATACCATCCCACTTATTGGTTCTTGATCTAAATTCTTCCACTTAAGGAATATTGTTGGAGAAGTTGGTTCCTAAAGCTGGTATAATAGAGATttaggcctacattttcttctagtggatacagggtctctggtccaatgcctaggtccttgatccattttgagttgagttttgtctGGGTTGAGAAATAGGGATTAAAATGTACTTAACAGGCATCTATAGAATACtctattcattaaaaattaaactcactttcttctcaacagcacatggaatattctctaaaatagaccatatttgaAGACACAAAGGAGCTTCttagtatacaaaaaaaaattcacaatagtttgttatcttttatatctttgtaAAATGGAATTAGAAGTCAATTAAGGTCTAAACAGAAACTATTTTAACCCAGAGATTGAACAACActgttttttaaatgaggaaagaatCATAGAAGAAATCATGGAGAGGACTGGAGGTATGGAGTACTTGCCTCTAAtttatgaagccctgggtttggtcctcattGCCACTATCAGAAAGCAATAAAtaagagagaaacaaagaaaaaaatcttagaaaaaatgaaaacagaggtAGAACATATCAAAATGTCAGGAAgagtatgaaggcagttctaagaaaaaagtatttgtagCATTTAAGTACACAAGCAATGAGCCCAAGTAATTACCCTAATGTTGCATTTTAAAACCCCCGTAgagcaagaaaaaacaaatttcagaacTGATAGAACTCATAGAATAATTAGCGTCtgtcaaatgccatttaaaaagattttgaggaaactagacttatttaaaagcttgagaaaggaagaaagaagaaaaaaggtatttgtacatggcagattgagacaaagcttcttaatggagtaaaaaaataaataaataaataaaagcctttagttgaagggcagccatgtaaactaacatttaaGTGATTTAAACAGAATTTAAGCCTCgtttaaaagagtaaagctgtaggtggtgaaaaagtacatctaaaagtacagtatagatgataattgaaggctttaaaaggttaaattgaaggtggttaagatggcttcatgatggaaaaaaaacatgaaaatgggaagataataaaagatatttagataaagaagattaaaaatttgaagtggaaaacttcaaaaagtacagaaaggtaaaaaaaagagagagagaagatgtagaaagataaaaaagatataggaagataaaaaagatgtagaaagacaagaattttaaacccacaatataggaaacaaaagaaaactaggagagaaaaaagcaactaagggtaaatataaaaaccttagaagaaaactagaagatagaaataagatataaaatggttaaaaatgtcaagtaaaggtatttcagatagaaaatacaaaaagctaGACAACTCTTAGATACAGACATTCAAGATAGAAATAGGTAGAAGAGAAaagtttaaagtcaaatattggataaaataaaagaacaaggagattattagtaatttttttcaaaagcccatcaactttaatttctggtGGTGCAGAAATTTGAAGTCTCAGATGAGGGTGTTAAAACTTATAGACAAGAGccaattaagaaaacatttaactagaaggaaattaatttaaaaccacatcaaaaaaaaaaggactaaagtaattctaaaaactaaggcagaatgcttttgaaagacttaaatttaaaaggatcttttaggggtatatatcccccaaagataaacttaaaataaccctttttactctaaacttttaaaatttggattcatcaggacttagtgctgcagaaagacatgtatccaaaaaatgtacataagcccaaggtactttggaaggatattctaacaggacaatggaaaggttctgacccagtgatttgtctggagtcagggttctgtttgtttccacagggaaaacaacagccgatttggattccagagacactaactaaagcaatttctgcAGACCAatagaagatgatttgactcaaatccataacagctgatatccagagctccagcttggctattcttacatctgcaacagtgattaaccagggtgcttttttcaatatctattttattattgcatttttcccacatcata is drawn from Urocitellus parryii isolate mUroPar1 chromosome 4, mUroPar1.hap1, whole genome shotgun sequence and contains these coding sequences:
- the LOC113176052 gene encoding olfactory receptor 8K3-like; protein product: MEKRNLSVVHEFILMGITSPPELQAPLFGLFLIIYLVSVLGNLGMTILTKVDHSLQTPMYFFLRHLAITDLGYSTAVGPKMLVNFLVDQNTISYYFCATQLAFFLLFIVSELFILSAMSYDRYVAICNPLLYTVIMSQRICYILVAIPYLYCTFVSLLVTIKIFILPFCGYNVISHFFCDSLPLLSLLCSNTHEIELIILILAAFDFISSLLIVLVSYLLILLAILRMKSAEGRRKAFSTCGSHLTVVIVFYGTLIFMYVQPKSTHSFDTDKVASIFYTLVIPMLNPLIYSLRNKDVKYALQRTWNNLCNFFS